Proteins encoded within one genomic window of Mycolicibacterium monacense:
- the hemE gene encoding uroporphyrinogen decarboxylase: MNTRRELPDSPYLAAARGRKPARVPVWFMRQAGRSLPEYRALRARNTMMQACFDADLITEITLQPVRRHGVDAAILFSDIVVPLRASGIALDIVPDVGPVIDHPVRTAADVAAIRPLERQTVEPVEQAVRMLTAALGDVPLIGFAGAPFTLASYLVEGGPSKHHEHTKAMMLGAPDTWHALMSALTDVTIAFLQAQVDAGVDAIQVFDSWAGTLSLADYRAYVLPHSARVFQALAPAGVPMTHFGVGTAELLGAMSEAIATSGAPGVVGVDWRTSLTDAAGRVERGSALQGNLDPVVLLAGWPVVERAVRAVVEDGRRAVDAGAAGHVFNLGHGVLPATDPEIVTATVELVHSL, from the coding sequence ATGAACACCCGCCGTGAACTGCCCGACTCGCCCTATCTCGCCGCCGCCCGCGGCCGCAAACCCGCCCGGGTGCCGGTGTGGTTCATGCGGCAGGCGGGCCGGTCGCTGCCCGAATACCGGGCGCTGCGGGCGCGCAACACCATGATGCAGGCCTGCTTCGACGCCGACCTGATCACCGAGATCACGCTGCAGCCGGTGCGCAGGCACGGAGTCGACGCCGCGATCCTGTTCTCCGACATCGTCGTCCCGCTGCGGGCCTCGGGCATCGCGCTCGACATCGTGCCCGACGTGGGACCGGTGATCGACCATCCGGTGCGCACCGCCGCCGACGTCGCCGCGATCCGGCCGCTCGAGCGGCAGACGGTCGAACCCGTCGAGCAGGCGGTGCGGATGCTCACCGCCGCACTCGGCGACGTCCCGCTGATCGGGTTCGCCGGCGCCCCCTTCACCCTCGCCTCGTATCTCGTGGAGGGTGGTCCGAGCAAGCACCACGAGCACACCAAGGCGATGATGCTCGGTGCGCCCGACACCTGGCATGCGCTCATGTCGGCGCTGACCGACGTGACGATCGCGTTCCTGCAGGCCCAGGTCGACGCGGGCGTCGACGCGATCCAGGTGTTCGACTCCTGGGCGGGCACGCTGTCGCTGGCCGACTACCGCGCCTACGTGCTGCCCCACAGCGCCCGCGTGTTCCAGGCGCTGGCACCGGCCGGGGTGCCGATGACGCACTTCGGGGTGGGCACCGCCGAACTGCTCGGCGCCATGTCCGAGGCCATCGCCACCTCCGGGGCACCCGGTGTGGTGGGCGTGGACTGGCGCACCTCGCTGACCGACGCCGCGGGCCGGGTCGAACGCGGCAGCGCGTTGCAGGGGAACCTCGATCCGGTCGTCCTGCTGGCCGGGTGGCCCGTGGTCGAACGTGCGGTGCGCGCCGTGGTCGAGGACGGCAGGCGCGCCGTCGACGCCGGGGCGGCCGGACACGTGTTCAACCTCGGGCACGGCGTGCTGCCGGCGACCGACCCGGAGATCGTGACCGCCACGGTGGAGCTGGTGCACTCGCTGTGA
- a CDS encoding DUF3000 domain-containing protein: MTTAEPAQFRAAVAAMNATTVRPEIELGPIRPPQRLAPYSYALGAEIRHPETAIVPERSEGDAFGRLILLHDPEGAEAWDGTMRLVAYIQADLDSSEAVDPLLPEVAWSWLVEALDSKSDQVTALGGTVTATTSVRYGDISGPPRAHQLELRASWTAITVELGPHVEAFCEVLEHAAGLPPIGVTDLGSRTRA; the protein is encoded by the coding sequence GTGACCACCGCCGAACCGGCTCAGTTCCGTGCTGCGGTGGCGGCGATGAATGCCACCACCGTACGGCCGGAGATCGAACTCGGCCCGATCCGCCCGCCGCAGCGGCTGGCACCCTACAGCTACGCACTGGGCGCCGAGATCCGACATCCCGAGACCGCGATCGTGCCCGAACGTTCCGAGGGCGACGCCTTCGGCCGGTTGATCCTGCTCCACGACCCCGAGGGCGCCGAGGCGTGGGATGGCACCATGCGACTGGTGGCCTACATCCAAGCCGACCTCGATTCCAGCGAGGCGGTCGACCCGCTCCTGCCCGAGGTGGCCTGGAGTTGGCTGGTCGAGGCGCTGGACTCCAAATCCGATCAGGTCACCGCACTGGGCGGAACGGTCACCGCCACCACGTCGGTGCGGTACGGCGACATCTCCGGTCCCCCGCGCGCGCATCAGCTGGAACTGCGCGCCTCCTGGACCGCGATCACGGTGGAACTCGGTCCCCACGTGGAGGCCTTCTGCGAGGTGCTCGAGCACGCCGCGGGACTGCCTCCCATCGGGGTGACCGATCTCGGTTCCCGCACCCGCGCATGA